A window of the Bos indicus x Bos taurus breed Angus x Brahman F1 hybrid chromosome X, Bos_hybrid_MaternalHap_v2.0, whole genome shotgun sequence genome harbors these coding sequences:
- the OPN1LW gene encoding long-wave-sensitive opsin 1, whose translation MAHAWGPQRLAGGQPQANFEESTQGSIFTYTNSNSTRDPFEGPNYHIAPRWVYHLTSAWMVFVVIASVFTNGLVLAATMRFKKLRHPLNWILVNLAIADLAETIIASTISVVNQMYGYFVLGHPLCVVEGYTVSLCGITGLWSLAIISWERWMVVCKPFGNVRFDAKLAITGIAFSWIWAAVWTAPPIFGWSRYWPHGLKTSCGPDVFSGSSYPGVQSYMIVLMITCCFIPLSVIILCYLQVWLAIRAVAKQQKESESTQKAEKEVTRMVMVMIFAYCLCWGPYTFFACFAAAHPGYAFHPLVAALPAYFAKSATIYNPIIYVFMNRQFRNCILQLFGKKVDDSSELSSVSKTEASSVSSVSPA comes from the exons ATGGCCCACGCGTGGGGCCCCCAAAGGCTTGCAGGTGGGCAGCCGCAGGCCAACTTTGAGGAGAGCACCCAGGGGAGCATCTTTACCTACACCAACAGCAACTCCACCAGAG ATCCCTTTGAAGGCCCCAATTACCACATCGCTCCCAGATGGGTGTACCACCTCACCAGCGCCTGGATGGTCTTCGTGGTCATCGCGTCTGTCTTCACTAATGGGCTCGTGCTGGCAGCCACCATGAGGTTCAAGAAGCTCCGCCACCCTCTCAACTGGATCCTGGTCAACTTGGCCATTGCTGACCTGGCAGAGACCATCATCGCCAGCACCATCAGCGTTGTGAACCAGATGTATGGCTACTTTGTGCTGGGCCACCCCTTGTGTGTTGTGGAGGGCTACACTGTCTCCTTGTGTG GGATCACCGGTCTCTGGTCCTTGGCCATCATCTCCTGGGAGAGGTGGATGGTGGTCTGCAAGCCCTTTGGCAACGTCAGATTTGATGCCAAGTTGGCCATCACAGGCATCGCCTTCTCCTGGATCTGGGCTGCTGTGTGGACGGCTCCGCCCATCTTTGGTTGGAGTAG GTACTGGCCCCACGGCCTGAAGACTTCATGTGGCCCCGATGTGTTCAGCGGCAGCTCCTACCCAGGGGTGCAGTCGTACATGATCGTTCTCATGATCACGTGTTGCTTCATCCCACTCAGCGTCATCATCCTCTGCTACCTGCAAGTGTGGCTGGCCATCCGAGCG GTGGCAAAGCAGCAGAAAGAATCTGAGTCCACCCAGAAGGCGGAGAAGGAGGTAACCCgcatggtgatggtgatgatctTCGCCTACTGTCTCTGCTGGGGGCCCTACACCTTCTTTGCCTGCTTTGCTGCTGCACACCCCGGCTACGCCTTCCACCCTCTGGTGGCTGCCCTGCCAGCCTACTTTGCCAAAAGTGCCACTATCTACAACCCCATTATCTATGTCTTCATGAACCGCCAG TTTCGAAACTGCATCTTGCAACTTTTTGGGAAGAAGGTGGACGACAGCTCTGAACTCTCCAGTGTTTCCAAAACAGAGGCGTCATCTGTTTCTTCGGTGTCACCTGCATGA